A window of the Lolium perenne isolate Kyuss_39 chromosome 7, Kyuss_2.0, whole genome shotgun sequence genome harbors these coding sequences:
- the LOC127314707 gene encoding protein FAR1-RELATED SEQUENCE 9 codes for MEVEEQAMMESHGVELEDDSINFWASLGVSTHVHGVDQMALHNVHILDHQVQSPAAASAVVSHPQSVCKELFPGQADPCLEPRVGMEFESGEAAKTFYIAYAGRVGFSVRIARSRKSKGSESIIMLRFVCSKEGFSKEKRVVEGKKTRKRPASIREGCNAMLEVLRRGDNKWVATKLVKEHNHEVGMPSTVHYIATESDTVVDPYIDMEFESLESAKTFYYSYAIRVGFEVRVRQSRKSQDESLKMLKLVCSRHRYHSGREIGGDDNKRVQSSDPCRDGCDAQFEIIRKEKAVWIVSKLILEHTHELSPAPASKVCCVRSQGETLVIAKNFADTRNLLLNGQYSQHHREIRYNDLGPEDAQSLLEYLKKAQAEDPAFFYAVQLDKHEHMVNIFWADASVRMAYYHFGDAVRFETASRSNKEHIPIVIFSGVNHHVQPVIFGCALLVDESEESFVWLFEKWLEAMHGRPPVSLVTELNQEMAAAAVKVLPDTCHIFCENHILGTVKEELHSIYPGLDHFITDLRNCIDGCRIEESFESCWESVLIKHGFRNNEHLRSLYDIRKQWAPAYTKKSFHARNLLPQSGENLEKIRDMYFSSSTQLQVAVQQLGQAICNFHAKEAQADYLTMFEIPALRTASPVEKQASVIFSRKVFDIFQEQFAESFGYHAERIEDRMLHKYRVTVDDGDEEAHIVSFSPDQSAVCCSCCLFESCGILCRHALRVFIIEGVRFLPKAYVLKRWSKHAKSTVTLDNYIDLRGYREDPSTSRYNDLCYDAIKCAKEGSTSSERYKIAKETLHKALDEVMPVRNIRQQNPQNSTTSLKCPVKKSGTDKGTSGKSLNRPASKHSLMESNGGR; via the coding sequence ATGGAGGTCGAGGAGCAGGCGATGATGGAGTCCCATGGGGTGGAACTCGAGGACGACAGCATCAATTTCTGGGCCTCCCTCGGTGTGAGCACCCATGTCCATGGCGTCGACCAGATGGCGCTTCACAACGTCCACATTCTCGACCACCAAGTACAGTCgccggcggcggcgtcggctGTGGTCTCACACCCGCAATCTGTCTGCAAGGAGCTGTTCCCTGGCCAAGCCGACCCCTGCCTGGAGCCCCGGGTGGGTATGGAATTCGAGTCGGGTGAGGCTGCCAAGACCTTCTACATTGCTTATGCCGGCCGTGTTGGGTTCTCTGTCCGCATTGCTAGGTCCCGCAAGTCCAAGGGCAGCGAGTCCATCATCATGCTAAGGTTTGTTTGCTCAAAGGAAGGGTTCAGCAAGGAGAAGCGTGTTGTTGAGGGGAAGAAGACAAGGAAGAGGCCAGCCTCCATCAGGGAGGGCTGCAACGCCATGCTTGAGGTGCTCCGCAGAGGCGACAACAAGTGGGTTGCTACCAAGCTTGTCAAGGAGCATAACCATGAGGTTGGGATGCCCAGCACAGTGCACTATATAGCCACTGAGAGCGATACTGTGGTTGACCCATACATTGACATGGAGTTTGAATCCCTTGAGTCTGCCAAGACATTCTACTACTCCTATGCTATCCGTGTGGGATTTGAAGTTCGTGTTCGCCAGTCTCGAAAGTCGCAAGATGAGTCACTCAAAATGCTGAAGCTTGTGTGCTCAAGGCACCGCTACCATTCAGGACGGGAAATTGGGGGAGACGATAACAAGAGAGTGCAATCCTCGGATCCCTGCAGAGACGGCTGTGATGCACAGTTTGAGATAATTCGGAAGGAGAAAGCTGTCTGGATTGTCTCCAAACTCATCCTAGAGCATACTCATGAGCTGAGCCCTGCACCGGCGAGCAAAGTTTGCTGTGTCCGCTCACAAGGTGAGACACTTGTCATTGCAAAGAACTTTGCTGACACACGAAATCTTCTATTGAATGGCCAATATTCTCAGCATCATAGAGAGATCCGCTATAATGATTTGGGGCCAGAGGATGCTCAAAGCTTACTTGAATATCTTAAAAAGGCCCAGGCCGAGGACCCTGCATTTTTCTATGCTGTGCAGCTTGACAAGCATGAGCACATGGTCAATATCTTCTGGGCTGATGCGAGCGTTAGGATGGCTTATTACCACTTTGGTGATGCTGTTAGGTTTGAGACAGCATCCAGGAGTAACAAAGAGCATATACCTATTGTCATATTTTCAGGTGTCAATCATCATGTCCAGCCTGTTATTTTTGGCTGTGCACTACTTGTTGATGAATCTGAAGAGTCATTTGTATGGTTATTTGAAAAATGGCTTGAAGCAATGCATGGGAGGCCTCCTGTTTCTTTGGTAACAGAACTGAACCAAGAGATGGCAGCTGCAGCTGTCAAGGTATTACCTGACACCTGTCATATTTTCTGTGAAAATCATATATTAGGCACTGTGAAGGAGGAGTTGCATAGTATTTATCCAGGACTAGACCATTTCATTACTGATCTGAGAAACTGCATTGATGGATGCAGAATAGAAGAATCATTTGAATCATGCTGGGAATCAGTTCTCATTAAACATGGCTTTAGAAATAATGAACATTTACGGTCTCTTTATGATATTCGTAAACAATGGGCCCCTGCGTACACAAAGAAATCATTTCATGCCAGAAACCTGCTTCCACAAAGCGGTGAAAATCTTGAAAAGATTAGAGATATGTACTTCTCGTCCAGTACACAATTACAGGTGGCTGTGCAGCAACTTGGACAAGCTATTTGTAATTTCCATGCAAAAGAAGCTCAAGCGGATTATCTGACAATGTTTGAAATACCAGCACTAAGGACTGCTTCACCAGTGGAGAAACAAGCAAGTGTAATATTTTCCAGGAAAGTGTTTGATATATTTCAGGAACAGTTTGCAGAGTCCTTTGGGTACCATGCAGAGAGGATCGAGGATAGGATGCTACACAAGTACCGTGTGACAGTAGATGATGGTGACGAGGAGGCACATATTGTCTCTTTCAGTCCAGATCAGAGTGCAGTGTGTTGCAGTTGTTGCTTGTTCGAGAGCTGTGGAATCTTGTGCAGGCATGCTCTTCGAGTTTTCATCATCGAAGGAGTGCGTTTCCTTCCAAAGGCCTATGTCTTGAAACGCTGGTCAAAGCATGCAAAAAGTACTGTCACCTTGGATAACTACATTGATCTAAGGGGATACCGTGAGGATCCTTCAACTTCAAGGTACAATGATCTTTGCTATGATGCAATCAAATGTGCAAAAGAGGGCTCAACATCTTCCGAGCGCTATAAAATAGCCAAAGAGACACTGCACAAGGCTCTTGATGAGGTAATGCCTGTAAGGAACATTAGACAGCAAAATCCGCAAAACAGTACAACATCATTAAAATGTCCAGTTAAGAAGTCTGGGACGGATAAAGGTACCTCTGGCAAGAGCTTAAACAGGCCAGCATCCAAACATTCCCTCATGGAGAGCAATGGTGGTAGATGA